In one Rattus rattus isolate New Zealand chromosome 16, Rrattus_CSIRO_v1, whole genome shotgun sequence genomic region, the following are encoded:
- the LOC116885891 gene encoding cytochrome P450 3A9-like, producing MDLIPNISLETWMLLATILVLLYLYGTSTHGNFKKLGISGPKPLPFVGNILAYRHGFWEFDRHCHKKYGDIWGFYEGRQPILAITDPDIIKTVLVKECYSTFTNHRSFGPAGILKKAITLSENEEWKRLRTLLSPTFTSGKLKEMFPIINQYADLLVKNVKHEAEKGNPITMKDIFGAYSMDVITGTSFGVNVDSLNNPQNPFVQKVKKLLKFNFLDPFFLSVILFPFLTPVFEAFDITVFPKDVMKFFRTSVERMKENRMQEKVKQRLDFLQLMINSQSSGDKESHQGLTDVEIVAQSIFFIFAGYETTSSALSFALYLLATHPDLQKKLQDEIDASLPNKAPVTYDVLVEMEYLDMVLNETLRLFPVGGRLERVCKKDVEINGVFIPKGTVVMVPTFALHKDPKRWPEPEEFCPERFRKKNQDNINPYIYLPFGNGPRNCIGMRFALMNMKIALVRVLQNFSFEPCKETQIPLKLRKKGFFQPEKPIILRAVSRD from the exons GTATGGAACCTCCACACatggaaattttaagaaattaggGATTTCTGGACCCAAACCACTGCCTTTTGTGGGAAATATTCTTGCATACCGCCAT gGATTTTGGGAGTTTGATAGACACTGCCATAAAAAATATGGGGATATATGGGG GTTTTATGAGGGACGACAACCTATTTTGGCTATAACGGATCCAGATATAATAAAAACAGTGCTGGTAAAGGAATGTTATTCTACCTTCACAAACCATCGG AGCTTTGGTCCAGCGGGAATTTTGAAAAAAGCTATCACCTTATCTGAGAATGAAGAATGGAAGAGATTAAGAACATTGCTATCTCCCACCTTCACCAGTGGAAAGCTCAAGGAG ATGTTCCCCATCATTAACCAGTATGCAGATTTGCTGGTGAAAAACGTGAAACATGAAGCAGAAAAAGGCAATCCCATCACCATGAAAGA CATCTTTGGGGCCTATAGCATGGATGTGATCACAGGCACATCATTTGGAGTAAACGTGGATTCCCTCAACAACCCACAGAATCCCTTTGTACAAAAAGTGAAGAAactcttaaaatttaatttcttggACCCATTCTTTCTCTCAGTGA TACTCTTTCCATTCCTTACCCCAGTTTTTGAAGCATTCGACATAACTGTGTTTCCAAAAGATGTTATGAAGTTTTTTAGAACTTCTGTAGAACGAATGAAAGAGAACCGCATGCAAGAGAAAGTAAAG CAAAGATTAGATTTTCTTCAACTGATGATAAACTCCCAAAGTTCTGGAGATAAAGAGTCTCACCAAG GTTTGACTGATGTGGAGATTGTAGCTcagtccattttctttatttttgccgGCTATGAGACCACTAGCAGTgctctttcctttgctttgtatTTGCTGGCCACTCACCCTGATctccagaagaaactgcaggaTGAAATTGATGCATCTCTGCCCAATAAG GCACCTGTGACCTATGATGTCCTGGTAGAGATGGAGTACTTGGACATGGTGTTAAATGAAACCCTCAGATTATTTCCAGTTGGTGGAAGACTCGAGAGGGTCTGTAAGAAAGATGTTGAAATCAATGGGGTTTTTATACCCAAAGGGACTGTGGTGATGGTACCAACCTTTGCTCTTCACAAAGACCCAAAGCGCTGGCCAGAGCCTGAGGAATTTTGTCCTGAAAG GTTCAGAAAGAAGAATCAGGACAACATCAATCCTTACATATACCTGCCCTTTGGGAATGGACCCAGGAACTGCATTGGCATGAGGTTTGCTCTCATGAACATGAAAATTGCTCTTGTCAGAGTCCTGCAGAACTTCTCCTTCGAACCTTGCAAAGAAACTCAG ATTCCtttaaaactaagaaagaaaggattttttCAACCAGAAAAACCCATCATTCTAAGGGCTGTATCAAGAGATTGA